A window from Methylocystis sp. MJC1 encodes these proteins:
- a CDS encoding Panacea domain-containing protein translates to MSRGLGEANQRNGLGLTLSGLTAEIETMHSSLAIANEFLKRARDEQRALTQMHLQKLVYLAHGWNLAVNGRELIEDEFEAWEFGPVVRKLYNALSKYGKSTVTRLICWGDDTPFPSDDDGPAIASLDEKELAVIDKVWEQYRGFEAFQLSALTHAPQSPWSNTYERGKNKVINNNFIWDYFADLASA, encoded by the coding sequence TGACCCTTAGTGGCTTAACCGCTGAAATCGAGACAATGCATTCTTCGTTAGCGATCGCAAACGAGTTTCTTAAAAGGGCGCGCGATGAGCAGCGGGCCCTGACTCAAATGCATTTGCAGAAGCTTGTCTACTTGGCGCACGGATGGAACCTTGCGGTAAACGGCAGGGAGCTTATCGAAGACGAATTCGAAGCGTGGGAGTTTGGCCCTGTTGTGCGTAAACTCTACAATGCTCTCTCAAAATACGGCAAAAGCACAGTTACAAGACTGATTTGTTGGGGTGACGACACTCCTTTCCCGTCCGACGACGATGGTCCCGCGATCGCCTCGCTCGACGAAAAAGAGCTTGCCGTGATCGACAAGGTTTGGGAACAGTACCGCGGATTCGAAGCCTTTCAGCTCTCAGCATTGACCCATGCGCCACAGAGTCCGTGGAGCAACACCTACGAGCGCGGAAAAAACAAAGTAATAAATAACAACTTTATTTGGGATTACTTTGCAGACCTCGCAAGCGCCTAA